The genomic DNA TGTCGCGGACCGCGTGTTCACGGCCTTCCCCGATGTGTTCAAGAAGGGCCAGTGGGTGGGCAACCCGCTGCGCACCGCCTTCACCCGGCAACCCGGCCCGGCCGAACGTTTTGCGGGCCGCTCCGGCCCGCTGCGCCTGCTGGTGGTGGGGGGCAGCCTGGGCGCACGGGCCCTCAACGAGATCGTGCCGCAGGCCGTCGCGCTGATGCCCGCCGAACAACGCCCCACCGTGGTCCACCAAAGCGGCGCGACGCAGATCGACGCGCTGCGCGCCCACTATGCGGCCGCCGGGGTCGATGCGGAGCTGACGCCATTCATCGACGACACCGCCAGCGCGTTTGCGGCGGCCGACATCATCGTCTGCCGGGCGGGGGCGAGCACCGTGACCGAAATCGCGGCCGTGGGCGCGGCGGCCGTGTTCGTGCCGTTCCCTTCCGCCGTGGACGACCACCAGACCACCAACGCCCAGTTCCTGGTGAACGCCGGCGGCGGCTGGCTGGTGCAGCAACGCGACCTGACGCCCGAGGGGCTGTCCGGGATGCTATTGAATATGCAGCGTTCCACCCTGGTGGGTGTGGCGCTTAAAGCTAAAGACATGCAAAAAACCAACGCCACCCGCGAGGTGGTGACTGCCTGCGAGGAGCTTGCAACACCATGAAGCACGCCATTCGCCATATCCATTTCGTCGGCCTGGGCGGCGCCGGCATGAGCGGCATCGCCGAGGTGCTGTTCAACCTGGGCTACCGCATCTCCGGCTCCGACCTGGCCGACAGCGCCACACTGCGCCGCCTGGAGGGCCTGGGCATCAAGACCTGCCTGGGCCACGCGGCGGCGCACATCGAAGGCGCCGATGCCGTGGTCACGTCCACGGCCGTCACGCCCGACAACCCCGAGGTGCTCGCAGCCCGGGAAAAGAAGATCCCGGTCGTACCCCGCGCGCTCATGCTGGCCGAGCTGATGCGCCTGAAGCAGGGCATCGCCATCGCGGGCACGCACGGCAAGACCACCACCACCAGCCTCGTGACCAGCGTGCTGGCCGAGGCGGGCCTGGACCCCACCTTCGTGATCGGCGGGCGGCTGAACAGCGCGGGGGCCAACGCCAAGCTGGGCAGCGGCGACTACATCGTGGTCGAGGCCGACGAGTCGGATGCCTCGTTCCTGAACCTGCTGCCCGTGATGGCCGTGGTGACCAACATCGACGCCGACCACATGGACACCTACGGGCACGACTTCGGCCGGCTCAAGGGCGCGTTCGTCGACTTCCTGCACCGCATGCCGTTCTACGGCACGGCCGTGCTGTGCGTGGACAGCCCGGCCGTGCGCGACATCCTGCAAAGCGTGACCTGCCCGATCACGAGCTACGGCTTTTCCGAAGATGCCCAGGTGCGTGCCATCAATGTGCGCGCCGAGGCGGGGCAGATGCGCTTCACCGTGCAGCGGCGCAACGGCGTCACGCTGCCGGACCTGGACATCGTGCTCAACCTCGCGGGCGAGCACAACGTGCTCAACGCGCTGTCGGCCATCGCCATCGCCGTGGAGCTGAACATCCCCGACGAGGCCGTGCAGCGCGCGCTCGCCGGCTTCAAGGGGGTGGGGCGGCGCTTCCAGAGCTACGGCAACCTTCCCGCCCGGGATGGCGGCCAGTTCACCGTGATCGACGACTACGGCCACCACCCGGTGGAGATGGCCGCCACGTTGGCAGCGGCGCGCGGCGCCTTCCCGGGCCGCCGCCTGGTGCTGGCCTTCCAGCCCCACCGCTACAGCCGCACGCGCGACTGTTTCGAGGATTTCGTGAAGGTCATCGGCCATGCCGACACCGTGCTGCTGACCGAGGTGTACGCCGCCGGCGAGGCGCCCGTGGTGGCGGCCGACGGCCGTTCACTGGCGCGCGCGCTGCGCGTGGCCGGCCGCGTGGAGCCGGTGTTCATCGACAACGTGGCCGACCTGCCGCAGGCCATCGCCGACAACGCGAAGGACGGCGACGTGGTGATGTGCATGGG from Acidovorax sp. A79 includes the following:
- the murC gene encoding UDP-N-acetylmuramate--L-alanine ligase, with amino-acid sequence MKHAIRHIHFVGLGGAGMSGIAEVLFNLGYRISGSDLADSATLRRLEGLGIKTCLGHAAAHIEGADAVVTSTAVTPDNPEVLAAREKKIPVVPRALMLAELMRLKQGIAIAGTHGKTTTTSLVTSVLAEAGLDPTFVIGGRLNSAGANAKLGSGDYIVVEADESDASFLNLLPVMAVVTNIDADHMDTYGHDFGRLKGAFVDFLHRMPFYGTAVLCVDSPAVRDILQSVTCPITSYGFSEDAQVRAINVRAEAGQMRFTVQRRNGVTLPDLDIVLNLAGEHNVLNALSAIAIAVELNIPDEAVQRALAGFKGVGRRFQSYGNLPARDGGQFTVIDDYGHHPVEMAATLAAARGAFPGRRLVLAFQPHRYSRTRDCFEDFVKVIGHADTVLLTEVYAAGEAPVVAADGRSLARALRVAGRVEPVFIDNVADLPQAIADNAKDGDVVMCMGAGSIGAVPGKVVELLQNNELKALEGSAL
- the murG gene encoding undecaprenyldiphospho-muramoylpentapeptide beta-N-acetylglucosaminyltransferase, whose amino-acid sequence is MTQKTALIMAGGTGGHIFPGLAVAEELRARGWRVHWLGAPGSMESRIVPQHGFALELIDFSGVRGKGLVTLALLPLRLLRAFWQALAVVRRVKPDVVVGLGGYITFPGGMMGVLAGKPLVLHEQNSVAGMANKVLAGVADRVFTAFPDVFKKGQWVGNPLRTAFTRQPGPAERFAGRSGPLRLLVVGGSLGARALNEIVPQAVALMPAEQRPTVVHQSGATQIDALRAHYAAAGVDAELTPFIDDTASAFAAADIIVCRAGASTVTEIAAVGAAAVFVPFPSAVDDHQTTNAQFLVNAGGGWLVQQRDLTPEGLSGMLLNMQRSTLVGVALKAKDMQKTNATREVVTACEELATP